The following proteins are encoded in a genomic region of Rattus rattus isolate New Zealand chromosome 2, Rrattus_CSIRO_v1, whole genome shotgun sequence:
- the LOC116893571 gene encoding retinoic acid early-inducible protein 1-alpha-like has product MAKTATTKCNLSLNLGLLVLLNFLGTAMLEDAHSLSCNLIIRSPTKAEPLWYEGQCSVDGIDFLSSNNVNKTMPLGNQEQMANATEVRTCLTQWLDLLGQDLRDKVSEIKVHTTKPSGHPTLRVTMLSKHSHEQIISASWEFNISENYSFILDLKTMKWKLINPVLEDIMKEWKDDETLMKHLNLSIAECSQKFNEFLNQHEERTSRSTRAPDITQSPPTSQVPYKEVLIAVGLIFSIIFIIFIFICVKRMCCTQGGNIRLTSRVFFPACDPTSNGGMFLFLRIIGSVFCCLNF; this is encoded by the exons ATGGCAAAGACAGCCACCACCAAGTGCAATCTTTCTCTGAATCTGGGCCTTTTGGTGCTGCTGAATTTTCTGGGGACCGCAATGCTGGAAG ATGCACACTCCCTTAGTTGCAACTTGATCATCAGGTCTCCTACCAAGGCAGAACCTCTCTGGTATGAAGGACAGTGTTCAGTGGATGGAattgatttcctttcttctaatAACGTGAACAAGACCATGCCTTTGGGTAACCAGGAGCAGATGGCAAATGCCACCGAAGTGCGGACATGTTTGACCCAGTGGCTAGACCTATTGGGCCAGGACTTAAGGGACAAGGTGTCTGAAATCAAAGTGCACACTACCAAGCCCAGTG GTCACCCCACTTTACGGGTCACCATGCTTTCTAAGCACAGCCATGAACAAATCATTAGTGCTTCCTGGGAATTCAACATCAGTGAGAATTATTCCTTCATCTTGGACCTAAAGACTATGAAGTGGAAACTGATTAATCCTGTACTAGAGGACATCATGAAAGAATGGAAAGATGATGAGACATTAATGAAACATCTGAATTTGTCCATAGCAGAATGCAGTCAAAAATTCAATGAATTCTTAAATCAGCACGAGGAAAGAACAAGTAG ATCAACAAGGGCCCCAGATATCACCCAGTCTCCACCTACCAGCCAGGTTCCTTATAAGGAAGTATTGATCGCTGTGGGACTCATCTTCTCcatcatctttattattttcattttcatatgtgtgAAGAGGATGTGTTGTACCCAAGGAG gAAACAtcagattgacttccagagtgttTTTCCCAGCTTGtgatcccaccagcaatggaggaatgttccttttccTTCGCATCATCGGCAGCGTCTTCTGTtgcctgaatttttga
- the LOC116892998 gene encoding LOW QUALITY PROTEIN: retinoic acid early-inducible protein 1-gamma-like (The sequence of the model RefSeq protein was modified relative to this genomic sequence to represent the inferred CDS: deleted 1 base in 1 codon): MEGGVQAPSLAGRPSRVAVILTEGQASYKVPDNCWSHSVGDQHFRESLSGILCGAAQNPHRFSQLRSHLLLMAGTAKNAAAEHHLFTGASCVLVFLSCLGSTLCADVHSLTCNLIIRSPTKAEPLWYEGQCSMDGIDFLSFNNVNKSRPLGNQEQMANTTEVRICLTQWLDLLGQDLRDKVSEIKADTTKTSGHPTLRVTMLLKHRHGQIISAFCVFNISENYSFILDLKTMKWKLINPVPEDIMKEWKDDKTLMKHLNLSIVECSQKFNEFLNQHEERTRSTTRAPDITQPPPTRQFPYKEVLIPVGLIISIIFIIFIFICVKRMCSTQGGRKLQLLKDYYINWHKPQRNEGLKETRGEVPNQTTKMLSQEEDPKTLGGPRRASDPVELELQMVLSTGS; this comes from the exons ATGGAGGGTGGAGTTCAGGCTCCCAGTTTGGCCGGACGGCCTTCCCGCGTGGCTGTGATCCTCACGGAGGGACAAGCAAGCTACAAAGTTCCTGACAATTGCTGGAGT CACAGCGTTGGTGACCAGCATTTTCGTGAATCTCTGAGCGGGATCCTCTGCGGGGCGGCACAGAATCCTCACCGCTTCTCACAGCTCCGGTCACACCTGTTGCTCATGGCGGGTACGGCAAAGAATGCAGCCGCGGAGCATCATCTTTTCACAGGAGCTTCATGCGTTTTGGTTTTTCTGAGCTGTCTGGGGTCTACGCTGTGCGCTG ATGTACACTCTCTTACTTGCAACTTGATAATCAGGTCTCCTACCAAAGCAGAACCTCTCTGGTATGAAGGACAGTGTTCAATGGATGGAattgatttcctttcttttaacaACGTGAACAAGTCCAGGCCTTTGGGTAACCAGGAGCAGATGGCAAATACCACTGAAGTACGGATATGTTTGACCCAATGGCTAGACCTGTTGGGCCAGGACTTAAGGGACAAAGTGTCTGAAATCAAAGCGGACACTACCAAGACCAGTG GTCACCCCACTTTACGGGTCACCATGCTTTTAAAGCACAGACACGGACAAATCATTAGTGCTTTCTGTGTATTCAACATCAGTGAGAATTATTCCTTCATCTTGGACCTAAAGACTATGAAGTGGAAACTGATTAATCCTGTACCAGAGGACATCATGAAAGAATGGAAAGATGATAAGACATTAATGAAACATCTGAATTTGTCCATAGTAGAATGCAGTCAGAAATTCAATGAATTCTTAAATCAGCACGAGGAAAGAACAA gatcaaCAACAAGGGCCCCAGATATCACCCAGCCTCCACCTACCAGGCAGTTTCCTTATAAGGAAGTATTGATCCCTGTGGGActcatcatctccatcatctttattattttcattttcatatgtgtgAAGAGGATGTGTAGTACCCAAGGAG GTAGAAAACTTCAGCTGCTCAAGGACTACTACATCAACTGGCACAAGCCACAGAGGAATGAGGGGCTAAAGGAGACAAGAGGAGAGGTTCCCAACCAGACCACCAAAATGTTGTCCCAGGAGGAAGATCCCAAGACATTGGG aggccccaggagggcatcggatcctgtggaactggagttacagatggttttgagtacTGGGAGCTGA